The Etheostoma cragini isolate CJK2018 chromosome 15, CSU_Ecrag_1.0, whole genome shotgun sequence genome window below encodes:
- the nptx1l gene encoding neuronal pentraxin 1 like: protein MQATKNGLCWRLILFSCLFLESSSQDFGGQTQFICTSVPKDMDICAATLQNSVPGEDLKTTVMQLRETVLQQKETIMNQKETIRELTSKLARCESQSGAEPGDRRKEAGTKNTMGDVSRGPADTLAQLSQTLQSLKQRLENLEQFSRSNNSVQANSLKDLLQSKIDDLEKQVLSRVNSIEEGKPGLRNETEQRGRVESTLTSLHQRITDLEKGQRENRPLDKFQLTFPLRTNYMYAKVKKSLPEMYALTVCMWLKSNASPGVGTPFSYAVPGQANELVLIEWGNNPMEILINDKVAKLPFLINDGKWHHICITWTTRDGVWEAFQDGVKRGSGENLAPYHPIKPQGLLILGQEQDMLGGGFDATQAFVGDLANFHIWDRKLSVGEIYNLATCSSKAQVGNVFAWMETNLDIYGGASKWTFEACRQLN, encoded by the exons ATGCAGGCCACAAAGAACGGACTCTGTTGGAGACTTATTCTATTTTCGTGCCTGTTTTTGGAGAGTTCATCTCAAGACTTTGGCGGACAGACGCAGTTCATTTGCACGTCCGTACCCAAGGATATGGACATTTGCGCAGCCACTTTGCAGAACAGTGTGCCAGGAGAGGACTTGAAGACCACTGTTATGCAGCTGCGGGAGACGGTTTTGCAGCAGAAAGAGACGATCATGAACCAAAAAGAGACTATCAGAGAACTGACCTCAAAGTTGGCTCGGTGTGAGAGCCAGAGCGGCGCCGAGCCCGGGGACAGGAGGAAAGAAGCTGGGACCAAAAACACAATGGGGGATGTATCGAGGGGCCCCGCTGACACTTTGGCGCAACTATCACAGACTTTACAGTCGCTGAAGCAGAGGCTAGAAAACCTGGAG CAATTCAGCAGAAGTAACAACTCGGTGCAGGCGAACAGCCTCAAAGACCTGCTCCAAAGTAAAATCGACGACCTGGAGAAGCAGGTGTTGTCCCGAGTGAACAGCATCGAGGAGGGGAAGCCCGGACTTCGCAATGAGACGGAGCAGCGTGGGAGAGTGGAGTCCACCCTCACATCTCTACACCAGAGGATCACCGATCTGGAGAAAG GTCAAAGAGAAAACAGGCCTCTGGATAAATTCCAGCTCACGTTCCCACTGAGAACCAACTACATGTACGCAAAAGTGAAGAAGAGTTTGCCAGAGATGTACGCCCTCACTGTGTGCATGTGGCTGAAGTCCAACGCGTCTCCGGGAGTTGGCACGCCTTTCTCCTACGCAGTTCCAGGTCAAGCCAACGAGCTGGTCCTCATAGAGTGGGGAAACAACCCAATGGAGATACTAATAAATGACAAG GTTGCTAAGCTGCCTTTCCTTATCAATGATGGAAAGTGGCACCACATCTGCATTACCTGGACCACTCGTGATGGTGTTTGGGAAGCTTTCCAAGATGGCGTCAAGAGAGGGAGTGGAGAGAATCTGGCTCCATATCATCCTATCAAACCACAGGGCCTGCTGATCCTCGGTCAAGAGCag GACATGCTGGGAGGAGGATTTGATGCCACACAAGCTTTTGTGGGAGACCTGGCAAATTTTCACATCTGGGATCGTAAACTATCTGTCGGAGAGATATACAATCTGGCAACATGCAGCAGCAAGGCACAAGTGGGCAACGTTTTTGCATGGATGGAGACAAACCTTGATATTTACGGAGGTGCCTCGAAGTGGACATTTGAAGCTTGTCGCCAGCTCAACTGA